A stretch of Synechococcus sp. WH 8020 DNA encodes these proteins:
- a CDS encoding HAD family hydrolase — MGFRLLHLHLHGLFRSHDLELGRDADTGGQTLYVLELVRSLAARAEVDRVDVVTRLIQDRRVSADYAQPVEAIAAGAGIQRFAFGPKRYLRKELLWPYLEDLADQLAVHLQKPENRPDWIHAHYADAGYVGALLSRRLGIPLVFTGHSLGREKQRRLLAGGGDHQQLEQTYSISRRIDAEELALAHADLVITSTRQECDQQYSRYGRFRAERAQVVPPGVDARRFHPGLQAAEAREVDELLTPFLRQPDLPPLLAISRAVRRKNIPALVEAFGRSAVLRQRHNLVLVLGCREDPRQMEKQQRDVFQQVFDLVDRYDLYGRIAYPKQHRRDQIPAIYRWAAKRRGLFVNPALTEPFGLTLLEAAACGLPMVATDDGGPRDILARCDNGLLADVTDREALQDALECAGSDLQRWSRWSDNGVEAVSRHFSWDAHVCSYLALMQERLMAVTQPIALPSSQTASTGGFRPLGDRLLLLDLDSNLEQPDGDALKVLREQLDRCALGILSGRSLPAARQRFGELLLPEPKVWITGAGTEIHYGQESEPDLFWSAQIGVDWDRAGVESALADLTDHIALQRPDQQGPFKLSYTILDAGEEILPLIRQRLRQRHQAARPQLRCHWFLDVLPLRASRSEAIRFLALRWGLPLEQMLVVASEQGDGELVCGRPAAVVLGDHDPCLDDFRQQQRVYFATRAQLPGVLEGIQHYRFLGGRARHDQSLT; from the coding sequence GTGGGTTTTCGGCTTCTTCATCTTCATCTTCACGGACTGTTTCGCTCCCATGATTTGGAGCTGGGACGGGACGCTGATACCGGAGGTCAAACCCTCTATGTGCTCGAACTGGTGCGCAGCCTTGCGGCTCGGGCCGAAGTGGATCGCGTTGATGTGGTGACTCGGCTGATTCAGGACCGACGGGTTTCAGCTGATTACGCCCAGCCAGTGGAAGCGATTGCTGCCGGTGCCGGCATCCAGCGTTTTGCTTTCGGCCCTAAGCGCTATCTACGCAAGGAATTGCTTTGGCCTTATCTCGAGGACCTGGCGGATCAGCTGGCGGTGCACCTTCAGAAACCCGAAAATCGACCTGATTGGATTCATGCGCATTACGCCGATGCTGGTTACGTCGGAGCATTGCTCAGTCGTCGTCTTGGCATTCCCTTGGTGTTCACAGGGCATTCTCTTGGTCGTGAGAAGCAGCGTCGCCTCTTAGCTGGAGGTGGGGACCATCAACAGCTCGAGCAGACCTATTCGATCAGCCGTCGCATTGATGCGGAGGAGTTAGCGCTGGCTCATGCCGATCTGGTGATCACCAGTACGCGCCAGGAATGTGATCAGCAGTATTCCCGTTACGGCAGATTTCGCGCTGAACGCGCTCAGGTGGTTCCTCCCGGTGTCGACGCACGCCGTTTTCACCCCGGCTTACAGGCCGCTGAGGCTCGTGAAGTGGATGAGCTCTTAACTCCTTTCTTGCGTCAGCCTGATCTTCCACCGCTGTTAGCGATTTCTAGGGCTGTTCGTCGCAAGAACATTCCCGCTCTGGTTGAGGCGTTCGGTCGGTCTGCTGTTTTACGGCAGCGACACAATTTGGTGCTGGTGCTCGGCTGTCGGGAGGATCCCCGGCAGATGGAGAAACAGCAGCGCGATGTGTTTCAGCAGGTGTTTGATCTCGTTGATCGCTATGACCTCTATGGCCGTATTGCCTATCCCAAGCAGCATCGTCGCGATCAGATTCCTGCCATCTATCGCTGGGCTGCCAAGCGCCGCGGCCTCTTTGTGAATCCTGCGCTCACAGAGCCTTTTGGACTCACTTTGTTGGAAGCAGCCGCTTGCGGATTGCCGATGGTTGCGACCGATGACGGAGGTCCTCGGGACATCCTTGCTCGCTGTGACAATGGCTTACTCGCAGATGTGACGGATCGAGAGGCCCTTCAAGATGCTTTGGAGTGTGCGGGTTCTGATCTTCAACGCTGGAGCCGCTGGAGTGACAACGGCGTGGAGGCGGTGAGTCGCCACTTCAGCTGGGATGCCCACGTTTGTTCTTACCTGGCTTTGATGCAGGAGCGTCTGATGGCGGTGACCCAGCCAATCGCGCTTCCATCCAGTCAGACCGCCTCCACTGGAGGTTTCCGGCCTTTGGGCGACCGTTTGCTGTTGCTTGATCTCGACAGCAATTTGGAACAGCCGGATGGTGATGCACTCAAGGTTTTGCGTGAGCAGCTCGACCGTTGTGCTTTAGGGATTCTGTCTGGCCGCTCCTTGCCTGCCGCCAGACAACGTTTTGGGGAGCTGCTGTTACCGGAACCCAAGGTTTGGATCACTGGGGCTGGTACGGAGATTCACTACGGCCAGGAGAGTGAACCTGATTTGTTTTGGTCGGCTCAGATTGGAGTGGATTGGGACCGCGCAGGTGTGGAAAGTGCACTGGCTGACCTCACCGATCACATTGCATTGCAGCGGCCTGATCAGCAAGGTCCTTTCAAGTTGAGCTACACGATTCTCGATGCTGGTGAAGAGATCCTTCCCTTGATCCGACAACGTTTGCGCCAACGCCATCAGGCGGCGCGTCCTCAGTTGCGGTGTCATTGGTTTTTAGATGTGCTGCCCCTGCGCGCATCCCGTAGCGAAGCGATCCGTTTTCTCGCTTTGCGCTGGGGCCTTCCACTGGAGCAGATGTTGGTTGTGGCCAGTGAGCAAGGTGATGGCGAGTTGGTTTGCGGTCGACCCGCCGCCGTTGTTTTGGGCGATCACGATCCTTGTTTGGATGATTTTCGACAGCAACAGCGTGTGTACTTTGCGACTCGCGCCCAATTACCTGGCGTGCTGGAGGGCATTCAGCACTATCGGTTCTTGGGCGGACGAGCCCGGCATGATCAATCCTTGACCTGA
- a CDS encoding MauE/DoxX family redox-associated membrane protein, which yields MSSQLLSDVQLYRMSMPDHECPWGLKAIELLQKRQIHFEDHRLTSQEQVDAFKQRYGVPTTPQIFSGTERIGGYSDLAALLGEDVQGVDYSYTPVIAVFGTALLMAIVLGDSMIQHFMGFSICALAMLKLMDVESFANSFVKYDLLTQRVPIWGKLFPGVELLIGLGFLYEPPLLIAGWVAFIVGVQGMVSVIKAVYIDKLALNCACVGGNTKTPLGIVSFTEYAIQSVMGFLVAFRLAF from the coding sequence ATGTCTTCTCAGTTGTTAAGTGATGTTCAACTTTATCGAATGTCGATGCCAGATCATGAATGTCCATGGGGTCTGAAAGCGATTGAGTTGTTGCAAAAGCGACAGATCCACTTCGAAGATCATCGTTTGACCAGTCAGGAACAGGTTGATGCTTTTAAGCAGCGCTATGGAGTCCCTACGACGCCACAGATTTTCAGTGGTACAGAACGAATTGGTGGTTACAGCGATTTAGCAGCTTTACTTGGTGAGGATGTGCAAGGGGTTGATTATTCCTATACACCGGTGATAGCCGTCTTTGGCACGGCTTTGCTGATGGCCATTGTTCTTGGCGACAGCATGATCCAGCACTTTATGGGTTTTTCCATCTGTGCTTTAGCGATGCTCAAGCTCATGGATGTTGAATCCTTTGCCAATAGTTTTGTGAAATATGATCTTCTCACCCAGCGTGTACCCATATGGGGAAAGCTTTTCCCAGGGGTCGAGTTACTCATTGGTTTAGGATTTTTATATGAACCTCCCCTTTTGATTGCAGGTTGGGTTGCTTTTATTGTTGGTGTACAGGGAATGGTATCTGTTATAAAAGCTGTTTATATTGATAAGTTAGCTTTGAATTGTGCTTGTGTAGGAGGTAATACCAAAACACCCCTTGGAATTGTAAGTTTTACGGAATATGCGATTCAGAGTGTAATGGGTTTCCTTGTGGCCTTTCGGTTAGCATTCTGA
- the purT gene encoding formate-dependent phosphoribosylglycinamide formyltransferase has protein sequence MTKFPKTVMLLGSGELGKEVAIAAQRLGCHVIACDRYADAPAMHVADLAEVLTMTDPNALKTVVNKHQPDVLIPEIEALAVDALQALEDNGICVIPTARATAVTMNRDRIRNLAAGELGLRTARFAYASDAQELQRAAGPLGWPVVVKPVMSSSGKGQSVVHSAAELDQAWTIAMAGARGSSAQVIVEEFLDFDLEITLLTIRQNDGTTLFCPPIGHQQANGDYQCSWQPASISPTQLQQAQTMARTVTDNLGGAGLFGVEFFLCGDDVVFSELSPRPHDTGLVTLISQNLSEFDLHLRAVLGLPIPSITAADAAASRVILAESQGHHVQFSGVEQALTEPDTNLLLFGKREARPGRRMGVALARGTQINEALAKADRCAAAVKVQVKD, from the coding sequence ATGACGAAATTCCCAAAAACAGTGATGCTGCTCGGCAGCGGCGAACTGGGCAAAGAGGTGGCGATCGCCGCCCAGAGACTGGGTTGCCATGTCATCGCCTGCGACCGTTACGCCGATGCGCCAGCCATGCATGTAGCAGATCTGGCCGAGGTGTTGACCATGACCGATCCAAACGCCCTCAAGACGGTTGTCAACAAGCATCAGCCGGATGTGCTGATCCCAGAAATCGAAGCGCTGGCAGTGGATGCCTTGCAAGCACTGGAAGACAACGGCATCTGCGTGATTCCCACGGCCAGGGCCACTGCAGTCACGATGAATCGCGACCGAATCAGGAATCTTGCTGCGGGTGAACTCGGACTACGCACCGCACGCTTTGCCTATGCCTCCGATGCACAGGAGCTCCAGCGTGCCGCCGGACCATTGGGTTGGCCCGTAGTCGTCAAACCAGTGATGAGTTCCTCGGGGAAAGGCCAGAGCGTGGTTCACTCCGCTGCTGAATTAGATCAGGCCTGGACGATCGCTATGGCAGGAGCCCGAGGCAGTTCCGCCCAGGTGATCGTGGAGGAATTTCTTGATTTTGATCTTGAAATCACCCTGCTCACCATCCGTCAAAACGATGGAACCACCCTGTTTTGCCCACCGATTGGTCATCAGCAAGCCAATGGCGACTACCAATGCAGTTGGCAGCCTGCGTCAATCTCGCCCACCCAACTGCAACAAGCCCAAACGATGGCCCGAACCGTCACCGACAACCTTGGCGGTGCTGGTCTGTTTGGGGTGGAGTTTTTCTTGTGCGGCGATGACGTGGTGTTTTCCGAGCTCTCACCACGACCGCATGACACCGGCCTCGTGACCCTGATCAGCCAAAACCTAAGCGAATTCGATCTGCATCTCCGGGCCGTATTGGGACTACCCATCCCCTCGATCACTGCTGCCGATGCTGCGGCAAGCCGCGTGATCCTGGCCGAAAGCCAGGGGCACCATGTTCAATTCAGTGGTGTGGAACAAGCACTCACGGAGCCAGACACCAATCTTTTGCTCTTTGGCAAACGAGAGGCTCGGCCAGGGCGTCGGATGGGCGTTGCTTTAGCCCGCGGAACCCAGATCAACGAAGCTTTAGCCAAGGCAGACCGCTGTGCAGCGGCAGTGAAGGTTCAGGTCAAGGATTGA
- the mraY gene encoding phospho-N-acetylmuramoyl-pentapeptide-transferase yields the protein MERDVNDAQETSRPLDGKVSAGVLAIVVYAAAFASDRWIPNSLLSLPLLIATLIAAIVTWWGVPKLRGLKLGQVIREEGPQAHLSKSGTPTMGGLLVVPVGVIVGGLISWSGQAAEQLLAVAFITLAYMVVGGIDDWRSLTKHTNTGLTPRGKLLLQALAAVIFLIWAGMRGWISGDVALPFDINLPFSWLIWPLAVFVFLAESNATNLTDGLDGLAAGCGALVFTGMALQLTLRGNSGDPSLAGFCMAMAGCWLGFLVHNRNPAKVFMGDTGSLAMGAALTAVALLTNSLWPLLVMGGVFLAESLSVIIQVWVFKATKGADGVGRRVFRMSPLHHHFELGGTPEQLVVPGFWIATAALVLIGIMLRPL from the coding sequence ATGGAACGGGACGTGAACGACGCACAAGAGACTTCCCGCCCACTCGATGGGAAAGTCTCTGCAGGTGTGCTGGCGATTGTTGTGTATGCAGCAGCATTTGCATCAGACCGCTGGATCCCCAATAGCCTCCTAAGCCTCCCCTTGCTGATTGCGACGCTGATCGCTGCAATTGTGACCTGGTGGGGTGTACCAAAGCTGCGTGGCTTAAAGCTCGGGCAAGTGATCCGAGAAGAGGGGCCCCAGGCCCATCTCAGCAAATCAGGAACCCCCACAATGGGCGGACTCCTGGTGGTGCCGGTCGGCGTGATCGTGGGCGGCCTCATCAGTTGGAGCGGTCAAGCCGCTGAACAACTTTTAGCTGTGGCGTTCATCACACTCGCCTACATGGTGGTGGGTGGAATTGACGATTGGCGCAGTCTCACCAAACACACCAACACCGGTTTAACGCCACGCGGCAAATTACTTCTTCAAGCCTTGGCGGCCGTGATCTTTCTGATCTGGGCCGGAATGCGCGGTTGGATCAGTGGTGATGTGGCCTTGCCGTTTGACATCAATCTTCCCTTCAGCTGGCTGATTTGGCCGCTCGCAGTCTTTGTGTTTTTGGCGGAAAGCAACGCCACAAACCTCACCGATGGCTTGGATGGTCTTGCCGCCGGCTGCGGTGCCTTGGTCTTCACAGGCATGGCACTCCAGCTCACACTGCGCGGAAACAGCGGAGATCCAAGCCTTGCTGGGTTCTGCATGGCCATGGCGGGCTGTTGGCTTGGTTTTCTTGTGCACAATCGCAATCCAGCCAAAGTGTTCATGGGAGACACCGGTTCTCTGGCCATGGGAGCGGCTCTCACCGCTGTGGCCTTGCTGACAAACAGCCTTTGGCCTTTGTTGGTGATGGGTGGAGTCTTCCTGGCGGAATCTCTCTCCGTAATTATTCAGGTGTGGGTTTTTAAAGCAACCAAAGGTGCTGATGGAGTTGGGCGAAGAGTGTTCCGCATGTCACCCCTTCACCACCACTTCGAATTGGGGGGTACACCAGAGCAACTCGTGGTGCCTGGATTTTGGATCGCAACAGCGGCTCTTGTCCTCATTGGAATCATGCTTCGACCTCTGTGA